Proteins found in one Pseudomonas marvdashtae genomic segment:
- the gcvA gene encoding transcriptional regulator GcvA has protein sequence MRDLPPTATLRAFEAATRHATFTAAADELHVTQSAVSHQLKHLEALWGLHLFERGKSLSLTAAGATLAPIVREFFMSLEASLADLREQKGRVRLEVSTTYSFALKWLLPRLPNLSRQHPELLVSLDTTDKIIHFSNAQADVAIRLGKGSYPGLFSQYLFGEQVFPVASPDLLQRFGTPRSPAELLHYPLLTRDGAELVPKWEAWFEKVGLEFLPLKESVRFGDTNMTVEAALLGQGVALVRSGHVETEISDGRLVRLFDVPFPSPLAYYFVCPKGIESQPHIVSFRQWLMSEALKVQRSYE, from the coding sequence ATGAGAGATCTGCCGCCAACCGCTACATTGCGTGCCTTTGAAGCAGCCACCCGGCACGCGACCTTTACCGCTGCCGCCGATGAGCTGCACGTTACCCAAAGCGCCGTGAGTCACCAGCTCAAGCATCTGGAAGCGCTTTGGGGATTGCATTTGTTCGAGCGTGGCAAATCATTAAGCCTCACGGCGGCGGGGGCTACGCTGGCGCCCATCGTTCGGGAGTTCTTCATGAGTCTTGAGGCGTCCCTGGCCGATCTGCGCGAGCAAAAAGGTCGGGTCCGACTCGAAGTCAGCACCACGTATTCCTTCGCGCTGAAATGGCTGCTGCCGCGTTTGCCGAATCTTTCCCGCCAGCATCCCGAGCTATTGGTTTCGCTGGACACCACGGACAAGATCATCCATTTCTCCAACGCACAGGCCGACGTCGCGATCCGGCTCGGCAAGGGCAGTTACCCCGGGCTCTTCTCGCAATACCTGTTCGGCGAGCAGGTGTTTCCGGTGGCGAGCCCCGATCTGCTGCAGCGCTTCGGGACACCGCGCAGCCCTGCCGAATTGTTGCATTACCCGCTGCTGACCCGAGACGGCGCCGAGCTCGTGCCAAAATGGGAAGCTTGGTTCGAAAAGGTCGGTCTGGAATTTTTGCCGCTCAAGGAAAGCGTCAGGTTTGGCGACACCAACATGACGGTCGAGGCAGCCTTGCTCGGCCAGGGCGTTGCCTTGGTGCGCAGCGGGCATGTTGAAACCGAAATCAGCGATGGCCGTCTGGTGCGGCTGTTCGATGTGCCATTCCCCTCGCCGCTTGCCTACTATTTCGTCTGTCCAAAAGGCATCGAATCGCAGCCACACATCGTGAGTTTTCGCCAATGGTTGATGAGTGAGGCGCTGAAAGTCCAACGTTCTTATGAGTAA
- a CDS encoding DMT family transporter, whose amino-acid sequence MPIHIVLLVLFAALLHASWNALLRGGADRLWSMTVMCIAVAIASVIAAAFMPPPSSASWGYALLSALLHVGYNLFLVRSYRVGDLGQVYPISRGSSPVLITLGAAIFAGETIAPGTLFGIALVSGGIISLAFRGRKLSVPSLPYALGTGCFIAAYSVTDGIGARLSGAPLSYTVWMCALWGVLMPVVYIGLRDARSLFSVRPGMLTALAGGLVSLLAYGIVIYAMNAAPLGAVSALRETSVLFAALIGYLFLGEKLTTRRLLACAVIASGILIIG is encoded by the coding sequence ATGCCTATCCACATCGTTCTCCTGGTTCTTTTCGCCGCGCTCCTGCATGCCAGCTGGAATGCACTGCTGCGCGGTGGCGCAGATCGCCTATGGTCGATGACGGTGATGTGCATCGCTGTCGCCATCGCCAGTGTCATCGCCGCGGCGTTCATGCCGCCACCGTCGTCTGCCAGTTGGGGCTATGCGCTGCTTTCGGCGCTGCTGCACGTCGGCTACAACCTGTTTCTGGTGCGCAGCTACCGGGTCGGCGACCTGGGGCAGGTCTATCCGATATCCCGTGGATCGTCACCGGTGTTGATCACTCTGGGCGCCGCCATCTTCGCCGGAGAAACCATCGCCCCCGGTACGTTATTCGGTATTGCACTGGTGTCGGGCGGGATCATCTCGCTGGCTTTCAGGGGACGCAAACTGTCGGTTCCCAGCCTTCCCTATGCGCTGGGGACCGGCTGCTTCATTGCCGCCTACAGCGTCACCGACGGTATTGGCGCCAGGCTTTCCGGCGCGCCGCTCTCCTACACCGTCTGGATGTGCGCGTTGTGGGGCGTGCTGATGCCTGTGGTGTACATCGGTCTTCGCGACGCTCGCAGCTTATTCTCCGTGCGGCCCGGCATGTTGACCGCCCTGGCTGGCGGGCTGGTTTCTTTGCTGGCCTATGGAATCGTCATCTACGCCATGAACGCAGCGCCCTTGGGCGCGGTATCGGCGTTGCGCGAAACCAGCGTGCTGTTCGCAGCATTGATCGGCTACCTGTTCCTCGGCGAGAAACTTACCACCCGACGCCTCCTGGCGTGCGCCGTGATCGCCAGCGGCATCCTCATCATCGGCTGA
- a CDS encoding LysE family translocator, with protein sequence MPFETWLLYLVTCCGIAVVPGPNALLALTHGAIHGSRKTLFTITGGVLGFALVLSLCALGLGALIQASATWFTALKIVGGLYLIWLGFGLWRSPPVSLEATGTDSFRPWSLFRQGLVSAISNPKALLLFTAFIPPFLDPHRNIIVQTVAIALTYAVVEFVVEYLVASAAHRVRPWLARTGRRFNKVCGGFFVLFGLSLPIHS encoded by the coding sequence ATGCCATTTGAGACTTGGCTGCTTTATCTGGTTACCTGCTGCGGCATAGCGGTAGTCCCAGGTCCCAACGCGCTATTGGCGCTGACCCATGGAGCGATTCACGGAAGCCGGAAAACGCTGTTCACGATCACCGGCGGCGTACTCGGCTTCGCGTTGGTGCTTTCGCTCTGCGCGTTGGGATTGGGCGCACTCATCCAGGCATCGGCCACTTGGTTCACCGCGTTGAAAATCGTCGGCGGGCTCTATTTGATTTGGTTGGGCTTCGGGCTGTGGCGATCTCCACCGGTCAGTCTCGAGGCAACCGGCACAGACAGCTTCCGACCTTGGTCGCTGTTCCGCCAAGGGTTGGTGTCAGCCATTTCCAATCCCAAGGCCCTGCTGCTGTTCACCGCATTCATCCCGCCATTCCTGGACCCGCACAGAAATATTATCGTGCAGACGGTCGCCATCGCGCTGACCTACGCCGTCGTCGAGTTCGTCGTTGAGTATCTGGTGGCTAGCGCAGCGCACCGAGTCAGACCTTGGCTGGCTCGCACCGGTCGCCGTTTCAATAAAGTCTGTGGCGGATTTTTTGTACTGTTTGGATTGTCCCTGCCCATCCACAGCTGA
- a CDS encoding SDR family oxidoreductase gives MVDVSQAPLILITGGSRGVGAATARLAAAQGYDVAISYVANETAALAVVADVQALGRRALAMRADSADPKQVADLFAAIDRAFGRIDVLVNNAGVLSAQSRLEDLGFERMQRIFAVNSIGPILCAQQAVKRMSYRHNGPGGVVINISSASARLGSPNEYVDYAASKGALETFTIGFAKEVAREGIRVNCIRPGHIYTDMHASGGEPGRVDRVKDSIPMGRGGQPEEVARAILWLASAQASFVTGTFLDVTGGK, from the coding sequence ATGGTTGACGTCTCGCAAGCACCGCTTATTCTGATAACCGGCGGCAGTCGCGGCGTGGGTGCCGCCACTGCGCGGCTAGCCGCTGCACAAGGCTACGACGTCGCGATCAGCTACGTCGCCAACGAGACCGCGGCGTTGGCGGTGGTGGCGGATGTGCAGGCGCTAGGACGCCGAGCGCTGGCCATGCGGGCCGACAGTGCTGACCCCAAGCAGGTTGCCGACCTGTTCGCGGCTATCGATCGCGCATTCGGACGCATCGACGTTCTGGTCAATAACGCTGGGGTACTGTCGGCCCAGTCACGCCTGGAGGACCTCGGCTTCGAGCGCATGCAGCGCATTTTCGCAGTCAATTCCATTGGCCCGATTCTCTGCGCCCAGCAGGCGGTGAAGCGCATGTCCTATCGGCACAACGGTCCGGGCGGCGTGGTGATCAACATCTCTTCGGCATCGGCGCGCCTCGGCAGCCCCAATGAATATGTCGACTATGCGGCGTCAAAGGGCGCGCTGGAGACGTTCACCATCGGCTTTGCCAAAGAGGTTGCGCGGGAAGGAATACGCGTCAACTGCATTCGCCCCGGGCACATCTATACCGACATGCATGCCAGCGGCGGCGAACCAGGGCGGGTCGATCGCGTCAAGGACTCGATTCCCATGGGCCGGGGCGGCCAGCCGGAGGAAGTGGCACGGGCCATTCTGTGGCTGGCCAGCGCGCAGGCATCGTTCGTGACCGGTACATTCCTTGATGTGACGGGCGGCAAATGA